cattcatttgttcattctccAGGCAAATCGTTATCTTGGCCCCTTCTGCTGCAGCCATTGCCACTAAGAAGGCAGGCCCTGCAGGGGAGACTCTGGACGTCTTTTGCTTGTTCAGTATTTGCTAAACGggcaaaaatggaagaaaaatcaaaacatcactgttggctgggcacggtggctcacacctgtaatcccagcactttgggaggctgaggcgggcagatcacgaggtcaggagatcaagaccatcctggctaacacggtgaaaccccgtctctactaaaaatacaaaaaaattagccgagcgtggtggccggcgcctgtagtcccagctactcgggaggctgaggcaggggaatggcgtgaatcagggaggcggagcttgtagtgagcggagatggcgccactgcactccagcctgggcgacagagcaagaccctgtctcaaaaaaaaaaaaaaaaaagaaaaatcactgtcCTTTTTTGGCGTTCTATAAGTCAAGAGTATTCTGAAGACTATCGAGGGAGGAGTGTTTGGTTTGTgccttgttttgttctgttttagcaGCCCTGGAAATCATGGATACCTCCCTTCCTTGAAGTTATCTTTCCCATGTATAACAGCTGTATTGATttatgagatataattcacataccatacaattcacccatttaaaatatacaattgaaTGGTTTTTAGTGTagtcagagttgtgcaaccatcaccgccatcaattttagaacattttcaacaCCCTAAAGAGAAGCCCCATCCCCCTTAACCCTTACATGTTTCCTTCTCCCCACTGCTCTAGTGACCACTAAtcagctttctgtctctgtgggttTGCCTAGTACGGACATTTCATCGGAATGAAATCAGCTAACATGTGATATCCTTAAAGGTTTTGTAGCAGAAAGACATCTACATGGGAAGGGACGCTGCTGAGTGTTTAAAGAAAAGACACATtcatcattttattgtattttctcaACTTTATAAAAGTTTTCAAACATGTGGAAACGTTGAAAGAATTTTATAGCAAGCACCCTTTGCCCCATCACCAAGATTCTCCCAGCACATCTTCTTTTGCTTGCTTTATTTAGTGCACACCTATCCACCTGTTCCAGAGATCGCCACTGCAGCAGTGGGTTCTCAAAGGAGAACTTTCCAACCTTCCcgcaatgagaaagaaaaatatcagttTTACTAAATGAAATATCAACATTGTAGATTTTATAAGCTGAGAATGTTAGTACATCAATATTAGAAGCCCTAAAAGATAAAATTGCATTCAAAGGCCAAAAAAGTCATAGGCTTGCTAGCTCTCCAGGAAAGGCCCGTGTGTTCAGGACAGGAGGACTGAGGACCAAACAGGTTTGGGAATGACAAATCCCTTGACGGAACTGGCTGACAACTTTGCTCACCAGTCACAGCAGGGCAGCCCAGGGAGTGAACAGGGGCATTGGCGGGGAGGGCAGCCATTCCCGCCCGCTGCTAATGGGCTCGCTTCTCAAAGGAGCTTTTGGGATTCAACGGTTTAAGTATCAAGTTTGACTGATGCATTTGGAGGGAAGAATTGAAAACTGCCTGAGGGAAGgcgctttgctttttcttttgtgagGCAAAAGCTTTTGAAAACTGTGACTGTACAAAAAGCCACAGCTCCTATGAGGAGTCTGTTACATGGCAACACATACGCAGATGTGGACAGCAGTGAGCACACTTCCTGGAAAGGGGGAACAGCATCACGGGCAGGCTTCAGAGCCACACACCACGTCTCTGTCTCAGAGTCTATCCTCGACCACAGGGTTTAAGTCCTTGATGTGCATACTGGGCCCTGGAGAGAAGGTGCCTGTTCTCACGGGCTGACCTCACAGGCCTGTGAGCCATAAGTGGTGTGATTCGCTAACAGTTGAATGGCACTggctatgtgtgtatgtgtatgtgtgtgcatgtgtgtgtgtgtgtgtgtgtgtgtgtgttgtgaagACACATTTAGTTTGAGTCCCTATGAAGCGAGGAGAAAAGGTCTTGACGAACAACAGTTCAATAGCTCCTGCCAATATGTGCAATGCAATTCTTTTTTAGTGAGTGAATTAGGCTTGATAAGAACTACATTAAAGCTTCCGTTGGAACAGGAATTCAAAATGCTCATCTTTGTAATTTACCCACTCAGTCACCAGTGTTTACCAAGTGCCAGTGGATGcctggagagaagagaaagcaaagataaataagCGTGTCTCTCGGCCTTCAAagcactgtgcccagcaggaAGGAAAGCACACAATTACGACACGctgtttttattgtatatatgtttatatattaggtTGGGCCATATGAAATTGCTGATGTGATGGGTTTTGACCAGAGAAATGGCAACTGTGTGGTTCAACCTAATATTTAGATAGTATTAtcttagctcaggctgccataaccaaATACCACGGACTGGGCAGCTTGAATACAGACATGtattactcacagttctggaggctggaagtccaagatcgtgGTTCTAGCTGGTTCATTCTCTGGGgagggctctctttctggcttgcagacagccgccTTCTTGCTGCGTCCTCATGTAGCCTCATTTCCTTGGGGCATGTACCTGGAGGGTGGGGATTAGGGAGCATACAGGGTCTCCTTTTATACGGATCCTCATCCTATCAGATCAgagctccatcctcatgacctcatgTAACCTTAACTTCCTAAGGAGAGGCCCATCTCCAAGTACTGCCACAATGGGGGTTAGGGTTCTATCAACATACAAATTGTGGGGGGAACAgaaacaaacattcagttcaCAAGTATAAAATGGATATATTATTTATGTgcatatacatcatatactgttATATATCATAGATAAGACatgcatattatacatatgtgtatgtatatatagtaaatataccATCTATAGTAATAAGGTTtcacaaagaagagaaaatggaaatgtagAGATATAAAGGAAATCATCTTTGTGTTACTAgtctttttattgccaaaaaaattttatttgcaaaacaaATATAGGCT
This sequence is a window from Gorilla gorilla gorilla isolate KB3781 chromosome 18, NHGRI_mGorGor1-v2.1_pri, whole genome shotgun sequence. Protein-coding genes within it:
- the LOC134757521 gene encoding uncharacterized protein yields the protein MLARLKTSGDLVVIIQTESSFVAKAGVQWCNLGSPQPPPPGFKRSSCLSLPSTCPKEMRLHEDAARRRLSASQKESPPQRMNQLEPRSWTSSLQNCWKVLL